CCGCGCCATCGTCCAGGGCGTCACCGGCGGCGACACCAATATTTTCTTCCTCGACGATAATGGCCGCACCATCCAGGTGCTGGACTTGCGGGTCATCGAGCAGCCCTCCATGGTCGGCAACGCTCTCGAATCGGCTCTGGCCCGCGTCATCCCCGGCTCGCGCATCCGCGTCGAATCGGTGACCCTGGGCGGCGACACCAACCGCGTCGTGCTCACCGGCTCCGTGCCCACCGCCGAGGACAAGGAGCGGGCCCAAGCCATCGCCGTCCAGTTCGCCGGCGATCCGCTCAACGTCGCCAATGTCATCGACGTCTCCGGCGCCCAGCAGGTCATGCTGCAGGTCACCGTCTCGGAAATCCGCCGCGATGTCGCCAAGCAACTCGGCATCAATCTGTCGGGGTCGGCGACGATCGGCAATGTCGGGCTCGGCTTCAACAGCACGACGACGATTGGCGATCAATGGGGCCCCCATGGAGCCAATGCGAGCTTCCCGATAGGCGACGTGCAGTTCAATGCCGAGCTGAAAGCGTTGGAAAATCGCAATGCCCTGCGGCTTCTGGCGCAGCCGGTTCTTACCGCCATGTCCGGTCAGTCCGCCGAATTCCTGGTCGGCGGGGAGTTCCCCATCAGCAGCAGGGATTCCAACGGCGCGACGTCGACGATCTTCAAGGAATATGGCGTCAAGCTGAACTTCACGCCGACGGTCAAATCCAATGGCGCTATCGGGCTGGCGGTGGACACCGGCGTGTCCGAACTTCTCGCAGGCAGTGCGAGCCTGAGCCGTCGCGACGTGAAAACCACGGTGGAATTGTCGCCAGGCATGACGCTTGCCATCGGCGGGCTGTTGAGCGAAGCCTCCAGCAGGGACATGAACCAAATCCCGGGCCTGGGCAATATTCCCATTCTCGGCGCCCTGTTCCGCTCCAACGAATATCGCAGCCAGCAGACCGAATTGGTGATCCTCGTCACCCCCTATCTGGTCAATCCCAGTCCCGCCAATTCCGTCGCCGTGCCCACCGACTACTCCACCATAGGCGGGGATGCGGAAGCGGTATTCCTCGGCCGGCTGGAGCATATTTACGGCGTCGGCGCCACCGGCGAATTCCGCTCCGGCTATTCCGGCTCGGTCGGTTTCGTCCTGGATTGATCGCGGATCAGGAGCAGCGTTTCAAATGAGTTTCCTCACCCCCGACCAGCCCCCCAAGGTTGAAGAGCCCGCCGCCGAGATCGCCTCCGGCGCCCGCCTCGTGCCGCGCATCACCATCCAGGCCTTTTGCGAGCATTCGCAGACCGCGCAATTGGTCGAAAGCGCCATGCATGACCGCCGCATGTCCAAAGTGGCGCTCACCACCCATAATGGCGGCATCGATGGCGCGGTGGAGACCTACAAGGCCAATCCGACACCCAATCTCATTGTCGTCGAGACCACCTTGCCGCCGGAAGAAATCCCCCAGGCGCTCGGACGCCTGGCCGAAGTGTGCGATGCCTCGACCCGCGTGATCGTCCTCGGCCATGTCAATGACGTCCTGCTCTATCGCGAGCTGATCCGCTCGGGCATTTCCGAATATATCGTGCTGCCGGCCAGCGCCCAGGACATCGTGACGTCCATCACCGAGCTTTATTCCGCCGAGGGCGCGGCCCCGATCGGGCGCACTATCGGCTTCGTCTCGGCCAAGGGCGGCTCGGGCGGCTCCACCGTCGCGCACAATGTCGCCTGGTCCATCGCCACGACGCTGCGCCAGGATTGCCTGATCGTCGATATGGACCTGCCCTTCGGCACTGCGGGGCTGAATTTCAACCAGGACCCGCCCCATGGCCTGGCCGATGCGGTGCTCGCCAGCCAGAAGGTCGACCAGACCATGCTGGACCGCCTGATGAGCAAGGCGGCGGCCCATATCAACCTGCTGACCGCGCCGGCCATGCTGGACCGCACCTGGGATTTCGAGGAGCGCGATTTCGAGCAGATCATCGAAATCTGCCAGAAATCGGTGCCGGTCGTCATCCTCGACATTCCCCATACCTGGAATGCCTGGACCCGCCAGACCCTGGCCTCGCTCGACGAAGTGGTGATCGTCGCCGAGCCGGACCTGGCCAATCTGCGCAATGCCAAGAACCTGGTCGACGCCATCAAGGTCATGCGGCCCTCCGAGAACGCCACGGGCCTGGTCATCAACAAGCAGAACCTGCCCCGGCGTCCCGAGATCGGCGCCGTCGAATTCGCCAATTCGGTGGAATGCCGCCTGCTCGGCCAGATCGGCTTCGACGCGGCCCTGTTCGGCACCGCCGCCAATAACGGCCAGATGATTGCCGAGGTCTCGGCCAACAGCAAGGTCAACGAGGTTTATCGGTCCATCGGCATGCAGGTCACCGGGCGGCAGGCCGGCCATGGCGCGGGCAAGTCCGCCAGCCTGCTCAAGCTGCCCACCCTGTTCAAGAAACGAGCCTGACGGGCCGGGTCGGGCACGCAGCGAGGACGGAATATATGTTTGGCAAGCGCACCACATTCGGAGGCAATACGCCGGGCGTCAGCGAGGCGCCCCGGCCCGTCGCCAGCCCGCCGCCTGTCGAAACCGGGCGGCAGCCGCCGTCCGCGTCGCAGCGCCGTGCCAGCGACGCCGACAATATGGCGGCGCGCATGCGCACCACCGATGAGGTGCTCGACGTTCGCGCCCCCGCCGACGCCGAGCGCGCCAAGGAATATTTCCAGACCAAGTCCGCCATTTTCAACGCCCTGATCGATTCCATCGATCTCAGCCAGCTCGCCACTATGGAGCAGCAGGCCGCGCGCGAGGAAATCCGCGACATCGTCTCGGAAATCATCGCGCTCAAATCCATCGTCATGTCGATCTCCGAGCAGGAAGACCTGCTCGAGGACATTTGCAACGACGTGCTGGGCTATGGGCCGCTCGAACCGCTGCTGGCCCGCGACGACATCGCCGATATCATGGTGAATGGCAGCCAGAAATGCTATATCGAGGTGGCCGGCAAGGTGCGCCTCACCAATGTGCGCTTCCGCGACGACGCGCATCTGATGAATGTCTGCCAGCGCATCGTTTCCCAGGTCGGCCGCCGGGTCGATGAAAGCTCGCCGATCTGCGACGCGCGCCTGCCCGATGGCTCGCGCGTCAACGTCATCGCCCCGCCGCTTGCCATCGACGGCGCCGCGCTGACCATCCGCAAGTTCAAGAAGGACAAGCTGACCCTCCAGCAGTTGGTCAAATACAATTCCATTTCCCCCGAAGGCGCCGAAGTGCTGCGCATTCTGGGCCGGGTACGGGCCAATGTGCTGATTTCGGGCGGCACCGGCTCGGGCAAGACTACCCTGCTCAATTGCCTCACCGCCTTCATCGAGAAGGACGAGCGCGTCATCACCTGCGAGGATTCGGCGGAACTGCAATTGCAGCAGCCTCATGTGGTGCGCCTCGAAACCCGCCCGCCCAACCTTGAGGGCGAGGGCGAGATCACCATGCGCGATCTCATCAAGAATTGCCTGCGCATGCGCCCGGAACGCATCATCGTCGGCGAAGTGCGCGGCCCCGAAAGTTTCGATCTGCTGCAGGCCATGAATACCGGCCATGACGGCTCGATGGGTACGCTGCACGCCAATAGCCCGCGCGAGGCGCTGTCGCGCCTGGAATCGATGATCACCATGGGCGGCTATGCCCTGCCCAGCCGCACCATCCGCGAAATGATCGTCTCCTCCATCGACGTCATCGTGCAGGCCGCCCGCCTGCGCGACGGCTCGCGCCGCATCACCCACATCACCGAAGTGCTGGGAATGGAAGGCGACGTAATCGTCACCCAGGACGTGTTCGTCTATGACATTCTGGGCGAGGATAGCGGCGGCATGCTCATTGGCAAGCACCGTTCCACCGGCATCACCAAGCCGCAATTCACCGAACGGGCCCGCTATTTCAACGAAGAGGCCAATCTGGTCGAGGCGCTGGAAATGGCCAATACCGAACAGCATGAAATCCTGGGGATGTAGTGGCCATGAACACCATGCTGCTTGCCCTTCTTGCCATGGTCACCGTCGCGGCAGCCGGCTTTGCCTTGGTGCCCTCGGCGCTGGGCAGCCGCCGCGCCGACCAGCGCCGCAAGGCTTTTCAAGGCGATATCCGCGCCAATCGCCGCGAGGCCGACGCCGACCGCACACGCGAATCGCGCCGCAAGAATGTGCAGCAGGTGCTCAAGTCGCAGGCCGACGAACTCAATGCCAGGAAGCGCCTGCGCCTGTCCGATCTGTTGTTTCAGGCGGGCATGACCATCGCCCCGGCGACCTTCATCCGCAACAGCATCATTTTCGGCATTGGCCTGTTCATCGTGCTGTTCCTCGTGCAGGTGCCGCTGCTCTTTGCCGCCATTTTCGCGGTCGCCGGCGGCTATCTGCTGCCGCGCATGTATGTGATGCGCAAGCGCAAGAAATATCAGGACCGGTTCCTGGACGAATTGCCCAACGCCATCGAGGCCATCGTGCGCGGCGTCAAGACCGGCCTGCCGCTCAACGATTCCATGCGGGTGGTGGCCAAGGACACCAAGGAGCCGGTGAAATCCGAATTCGGCCGCGTGCTCGACCAGCAGAGCTTCGGCTTCTCCATGACCGAAGCGGTGCAGGTGCTGCTCGATCGGGTGCCGCTGCCGGAAGTCAATTTCTTCGTGGTGGTGATCTCGGTGCAGCAGCAATCGGGCGGCAATCTGTCCGAAGCGCTGGGCAATCTGGCCCGCGTGCTGCGCAACCGCAAGAAGATGAAGGAAAAGGTCAAGGCGATGTCGTCCGAAGCCAAGGCCTCGGCGGGCATTATCGGCTCGTTGCCTATCGTGGTGGCCGTCATGGTCTCCATCGTCTCGCCCGCTTATCTGCTACCGCTTGTGGCCACGCCCATCGGTCAGATCTGCCTGGCCATTGGCATCCTGATGCTGGCGACCGGCATCTTCGTCATGAGCCGCATGGTGCAGTTCGAAATCTGACCGCAGGGGAATCGGATGAACATGGTGGAACTTCTGACCCGGGGCGATTTCCTGATTGCGGTTCTCGCCGCCATTTCCGCCGCGGCCGTGGTCTTCACCTTCGGCACCTCGCTCATCGTCAAGCAGGAGATGAAGGGGCGCATCAGGCGGGTGGCGCTGGAGCGCGACCGCATGCGCGCCGAGGAAATGGCGCGTCTGCGCGGCAGCGGCCCCCAGGATGTTCGTGCCTCGATCCGCCGCGGCAGCGAAACCAAGTCCTATATGAAAAATGCCGTGGAGCGTTTCGACCTCAAAAAGGCGTTCCAGGACGAGAATACCGTCGATCAGCTGGCCATGGCCGGCCTGCGCGGGCAGGGGGCGCTGACCACTTATCTGTTCCAGCGTTTCGTCACGCCGATCGCGGTCTTCGCCATCGCCGCGCTCTACCTGCTGGTGATCGCGCCCGGCGACCGCCCGGCCTATCTCAACCTGGTCTATGCCGTGGGCGCCGGTCTGGTCGGCGCCTATCTGCCGGTGCTCCTGCTCAAGAACAAGACGCAGAAACGCCAGCATTCCATCCGGCGCTCATGGCCCGATTGTCTCGACCTCCTGCTGCTTTGCGCCGAAGCGGGCATGTCGATGGAACACGCGCTCAAGCGCGTCGCCAAGGAAATCGGCGGGCAAAGTGCCGAACTGGGCGAAGAACTGACGCTCACCATGGCCGAATTGTCCTTCCTGGAAGACCGCACCCGCGCCTATGAAAATCTCGGCCGGCGTACCGGGCTCGACGGCGTCAAGGCGGTGATGACCGCCCTGATCCAGGCTGACCGATACGGCACCTCGGTAGGCCAGGCCCTGCGCGTCATGGCCGAGGAAGGCCGCGAGGCCCGCATGATGGAGGCCGAGAAGAAGGCCGCCGCCTTGCCGCCCAAGCTCACCGTGCCGCTGATCATCTTCTTCCTGCCGGTGCTGTTCATCGTCATCCTGTCGCCGGCCATGATCAAGGTCTTCACCGGAACGGTCGCCTCGACCATGGGCGGCGGCTGAAGAAGCGGCACTGGAAAGGCTTGGCGGCAGCCGAAGCGGCTACATGGCGGCTCGGCCTTGACGGAATCGGCGTCTCACCCCCGCCCCCCGTGCGTCACCCTCGCGCTTGACGCGAGGGTTCTCTGTTTGTGGGTCCGTCGCAAGAACCCTCGCGTCAAGCGCGAGGGTAACGATCCGGGAACGAGACGCCGTCTATGCATAGCCTTTCGAGGGAGAGGACGCGAACGTCACCGCTTCCATGGAAAGCTGAAACACCCTAACCCTTGTCGATCAGGTCCCAGCGGTTGTGCTGAGTCAGCAGCGCCCTGATATAGGCCATATTGGCCTCGACCTGCTCTGGCGGCAATTCGGCGGCATAGAGCGCCCGCGCCTCGCTGAACCGGCCCTGCAAGCCGACCACCAGCGCCAGATTCTGCCGCGTCTGGGCCGAGGCGCCGCGCATCTGCACGGCGCGCCGCAGATGCTGCTCCGCCCGGGTCAGATCATTGGTCATGGCGTAGGACAGGCCGAGATTGGTCTCGATGGAGGCCTCGCCCGGCGCGATCACGGCGGCCTGGCCGTAGATTTTACGAGCGTCGTCATGCCGGCCCATCTGGTCCAGCGTCGCCCCTTGCACCAATAGGGCATTCCAGTCCGGTGCGTCGGGGCTGATCACATTGCCGATCACGGTCAGCGATTGCTCGAAACGCCCCGCCGCCGTCAGCGCCTTGGCATAGGCGATGCTGATGGCCATGTCGCCCGGATGAGCCAGCATGGCCTGCTCCAGGGCCGCGATGGCCTGTTGCGGCTGCCCGGCGGCGCGCAGCACGGTGGCGTAGTGAATGACCACCGCCCGATCCTTGGGATTGCGGCGATAACGCTCGGTCAGTTCCGCCAGACCGACCTGGCTCTGGCCGGCCACGAGGCTGGAATAATCCGCGCCGGCCGATAGGCCCCGATTGGATGCGCAGGCCGACAGCGCCAATGCGGCCACGCCTGCCAGAAGCAGGGGATGCGCGATTTTGGCGATGCGGCACAGATGCGACACGATAAACTCCGGCCGGATAGCGGGTTCTTCCAGGTCATCCGGCCTTGCGAGCAATAGATCATTAACCCTAACACGCGGTTAAATCCCGTGCCGCCGCGGCGATTGCAGCCCCGCCTGCGTCTCGCTAGAACCATGCCAGACAAAGGAGTTCGTCATGGCCAATCCATCCATCATGCCGCTGAAATTCGTCGCGGAGGGCGGGCTGGACGCCGCCGAACTCGAACCCCGCCATGCCGCCTGGGCCGCCAGCCACGGCTTTGTCGGCCAGCGCGGCCGCCTGCTGGCCCTGCCCGATGCAAAGGGGGATATTTCCGGCTGGCTGTTCGGCGCCGGACCCGGGGAAGGGCGCTCGCCATTCCTTGCCGGCCTGGCCGCCGCCGCCCTGCCGGAAGGCGTCTATGCCCTGGCCGGCGAATATGGCGATCCGACCCTCTCCGCTATCGGTTTTCGCCTCGGCGCCTATCGCTTCGACCGCTATCGGGAGGCCCGCGCCACCGCGACGCTGATGCTGCCCGATGCGGCTGACGCGGCCGAGGTCGAACGTCAGGTCGAAGCCGCCGCGCTGGCGCGCGACCTCATCAACACCCCGGCCAATGATCTCGGCCCCGACGCCCTGGAACAGGTGGCACGTGACTTTGTGCGCCGCCACGGCATGGACATCCGGGTCATCGCCGGCGACGATCTGCTCAGCGCCAATTTTCCCATGATCCATGCCGTGGGCCGCGCCAGCAGCCAGGCGCCGCGCCTCATCGACCTCGCCTGGGGCAATCCGGAGCATCCGAAGGTGACGCTGGTGGGCAAGGGCGTCACCTTCGATACCGGCGGGCTCGATATCAAGTCGGCGGCGGGCATGCTGATGATGAAGAAGGATATGGGCGGCGCCGCCAATATTCTCGGCCTCGCCCATGCCATCGTATCGGCCGGCCCGCCGATACGGCTGCGCGTATTGTTGCCGGTGGTGGAAAATGCCATTGCCAGCGCCTCGTTCCGCCCCGGCGACGTGCTGCGATCCCGTTCCGGACTTGGTGTCGAAATCGGCAATACCGACGCCGAAGGCAGGCTGATCCTCGCCGATGCCCTCGCTTTGGCCGACGAGGAAGCGCCGGACCTCCTGATCGACATGGCGACGCTTACCGGCGCGGCCCGCGTCGCCCTGGGGCCGGAATTGCCGGCCCTCTATTCGACCGATGCCGCCCTGGCCGCGCAAACGGCCACGCTTGGCGCCAGCGTCGAGGACCCGCTCTGGCCCATGCCGCTCTGGACGGCCTATGAAGGCCAGCTTTCATCCAAGATCGCCGATATCAACAATACCGGCACCGGCGGCTATGCCGGCTCGGTCATTGCCGCCTTGTTCCTCAAACGCTTCGTCAAGAAGGCCGGCACCTGGCTGCATCTCGACATTTTCGGCTGGGCGCCTGAAGCGCGGCCCGGCCGCCCCGTCGGCGCCACCGATCAGGGTATCCGCGCGCTTTACGGCCTCATCCGCCAGCGCTATGGCAAGTAAAGAAAAAGGCGGGCATCGGCCCGCCTTTTTTTAAACGGTGGCTAGCGCGCCATCAGGGGTTTGCCGGGACGCTATCGTCGTCCGCGTCAGGCGCCGGCTCGGCATTGCCGCCCAGCAATTCGGCCGGATTGGGCAATAGCTCGCGCGGCACCACTTCGTCCACCGCCGTCATGTGTTCGACGGCGATTTCGGTGGCCGGGCCATGGTTTTTGGGGAACAGCAAGGGCGCCATGGCGAAGCCGACAACGATCAGGACGACCATGCCCCAGCCGGCCCATTTCTTGTGTTTCTCGATGAATTCGCCGGCCACCGGGCCAAAGAAATAGAACAAGCCACAGGGCACGAAATAGCGCAGGCCGCGGCCGATCAGTCCATAGATGATGAAGGTCCACAGATCGAGCCCGGCCACGCCCGAGGTGATGGTGATCACTTTGTAGGGAATGGGCGAGAGCGCGCCGATCAGGACCATTAGCGGGCCATTTTCCACGAAGCTGTGGCGCAATGATTCAAAGCCGTTGGCCGCGCCATAGAACTCGATGATGCCCTTGCCGACGCTGTCGAACAGAAAATAGCCGATAGCGTAGCCGGCAAGCCCGCCGCTCACCGAGGAAATGGTGCAGATCGCCGCCAGCCGCCAGGCTCGCAGCCGGTCGGCGATGATCATCGGAGCCAGCATGATTTCCGGGAATATCGGAATGATCATGGCTTCGAGAAAACACAGAGCCGCCAGGATGGGTTCGGCAAAGCGATGTTTAGTGGCTCGTTTCAGGCGGTCGTAGAAACTGAGTTTGGCTGGTGCGGCGGCGGTGTCGGTCATCAAGTCTCGCGAGTAGCGGTTCAGAACCTATGCTTGAACAAATTTCTGCCATCGCACCAGTGAAATTTGCGTGTCAGTAACCACGTTGACGATCCACGACATTGACGAGATCCTTGCCGGCCTCGTGATCCAACAGGATACGCGAGAAATAGTTGACGCCGGTGGCCTCGTTGGAAATGCCCGCGATATGCGGGGTAATGTAGCAGTTTTCGATACCCCATAGCGGGCTGGTTTCGGGCAGAGGCTCGATTTCGAACACATCGAGGCTGGCCGCGCCCAAAGTGCCGTCGCCCAGCGCCCGCACGATGTCCGCTTCTTTCTGATGTCCACCGCGGGCCGCATTGACGATGGCCGGCCCGCCCGGCAGCCGGTCGCGGCGCAGCTTGGAGAAGGTCTGGTAATTGAGAATGCCCGCCGTTTCCGGGGTCAGCGGCAAGAGATTGACCAGGATGTCCGTTCCCGAGAGGAAGGCGTCGAATTGCTCGTCGCCGGCAAAACCCGTAACGCCCTCGATCTGCTTCGGCGTCCGGCTCCAGCTCCTGAGCGTAAAGCCCAGCGGCAGCAGCCGCTCGACCGCATCCTGCCCCAGAACGCCCATGCCCATGATGCCGACGCAGGTCTGCTGGGCGACGGGGGGATAATATTGATCCCAAAGCCGCGCTTTCTGGTCGGCGTTGAAGCGAGTGAATTGCCGGTGATGCATGGTCACATGCGCCACCACGTAATCGCTCATCTGCTGGCTCAGGTCCTGATCGACGAAGCGCACGACCGGGACGTCCGGCAATCCGGGATGCTTCATCAGCGCGTCGACGCCGGCGCCCAGCGAAAGCACCGCTTTGAGATTGACGAGGCCGTCGAAAGCGTCCGGCTGCGGCTTCCACACGAAGATATAGTGTATCTCGGCCGGATCGAAATCGTCACCCCGCCGCACCACCTTATAGGGCGCCAGTTTCTCGGCGAACGCCTTGGCCCAGGCGGCTTCATCGACATCCGAAAGGTGCAGCAACAGCATATTGTCTTCCTTAACAAAAGAGCCGCGCTACTGGCGCGGCTCCCGGATAGTTTTTCCGGCTGGATTATTCTGCGTCGGCAGGGGCTTCCTCATCGCCCGAAGCTGGCGCTTCCGGCGTGGTTTCCTGAACCGGGGTGCCTTCGATGGGCGAGTCGGACTGGGTCGTGGTCGGGGTATCGACCGCGCTTTCGGGAGCGGTGGGCGTGGTGACCTCGCTGCCCCCATCCGCCGGCGTCATCAGTTCGGAGGGCACAGTATCGTCCGGAGTGGTCTCGCCCGGCGTCGCGGCGGGCGTATCGCCCTCGGCCGGCTCTTCCTCTGCAGGCGCGGCTTCCTCGACGGGGAACGGCACCGGGCTTGCCGACAGCGTCTGCAGGTAAGCCAGGATATCGGCGCGCTCTTCAGGCGAACGGACGCCGGCAAAGGCCATCTTGGTGCCGGGCGCATAACCCCGAGGATTTTCCAGGAAGGCGTCGAGATTGTCATAGGACCAGATCTGGCCCTCGGCCTGCTGCTGCAGCAGGATATCCGAATAGGCGAAGCCTTCGGCATGGGCCTTGGGGGCGCCGACGATATTATAGAGGTTCGGGCCCTGCTTGTTGGGCTCGCCCTCGCCGAAATTGTGACAGGACTGGCACTTGCGCACCGCCGAGGCGCCGCGATCGACGCTGGCGCTGGCCAGCAGCACCGCCAGCGATACGGCAGGAACCTCTTCCACCGGGCCCGCATCCGCCACTTCGGGCTCGGGCAGGTCGTAGCCGGGACCTCGGCCTTCGATGGGTTGATAGATGGCTTCGGCCAGAAAGCCGACACCCATGACGAACAACAGCGTGCCGAGGACGGCGCCTAGAATCTTATTTAGCTCGAACGAATCCATTTGGTCTCTCTGCCGGTCCATCCCCTGCGGACATTATGCGTCGCCGGTCCAAATTCCGATTCCCGTTGGGGAATCTGCCTCAACCGACCGGATCGGCGCGCGCGAAAGATAGTCTCAAGCCCCTTAGGGCGCAACAGGTCAAAGCGCCGGTGCGACAATTGCCCCCTGATCTCGCGCCGCGCCGCCGCTCCGGGTGCCGATTGACTCGCGCCTGCCCCCGCGTCAAAACCCGCCTGCTCATTCTTGCACGGATCTTCCCATGACGAAAAAGATTGCCTTTCAGGGCGAACCCGGCGCCTTCAGCCATGCGGCGGCGGCCAATGTCTTTCCGGGCGAGGAATATATGGGCTGCGTCACCTTCGAGGAAACGCTGAGCGCCGTGCAGTCCGGCCAGGCCGATTTTGCCGTCGTGCCGGTGGAAAATTCGCTCTATGGCCGCATCACCGACATTCACCACCTCCTGCCTGAAAGCGGCCTCTTCATTATCGGCGAGACCTATCTGCGGGTGGAGATGACCCTGTTGGGCGTCCCCGGCGCCCGGCTGGAAGACATCAGGGCGGTGCAATCGCTCTCGGTCGCGCTCGGCCAGTGCCGCCGCTTCATCGCCAAGAATGGCCTGCGCACCATCAATGCGGTGGATACGGCCGGCTCGGCCCGCGAGATCGCGCAGAAGGCCGATAAAACCGTCGCCGCCATCGCCTCTTGCTTTGCCGGGGAGATCTATGGTCTCGAGGTGCTCGCCGAGAATATCGAGGACGCGGACCACAATACCACCCGCTTCCTCGTGCTCTCGCCGACCGAACAGAACGCGGCGCCGCACGGCCGGGTGAAGACCACTTTCGTCTTCCGCGTCCGCAACGTGCCGGCGGCGCTCTATAAGGCCATGGGCGGCTTTGCCACCAATGGCGTCAACATGACCAAGCTCGAAAGTTATATGGTCGGCGGCAATTTCACCGCCACCCAGTTCTATGCCGATATCGAAGGTCATCCCGATGATGTTAGCGTCCAGCTCGCCTTCGACGAGCTGAAATTCTTCACCGACTATTTCCGCATTCTCGGCGTCTATCCGGCCTCAGACTCGCGTTGACACGCCGGGCGCCGCCGCTATGGTCCGCCCGACAAATAAAGGAGCCGCCATGTCGCACGCCCAGCTCGCCAAGATCATCGACGCTGCCTTCGAAAATCGCGCCGAGGTCAATTTTGCCACAAAGGGCGAGATTCGCGATGCCGTCGACAGCGCGTTGCGCCTGCTCGACACTGGCGAGGCCCGCGTGGCCGAGAAGGTCGACGGCGCCTGGCAGGTCAATCAATGGCTGAAAAAGGCGGTGCTGCTTTCGTTCCGTCTCAACGACAATCAGCTGATTTCCGGCGGCCCGCACAGCTCGTCATGGTGGGATAAGGTGCCCTCCAAGTTCGACGGCTGGGACGAGAACCGGTTTCGCGAGGCTGGCTTCCGCGCCGTCCCGGGCGCCATCGTCCGCAATGCCGCCCATATCGGCAAGGGCGTCATCCTCATGCCCAGCTTCGTCAATCTGGGCGCCTATGTCGATGAAGGCACCATGGTCGATACCTGGGTGACGGTCGGCTCCTGCGCCCAGATCGGCAAGAACGTCCATATCTCGGGCGGCGTCGGCATTGGCGGCGTGCTTGAACCATTGCAGGCCGGCCCGGTCATCATCGAGGACAATTGCTTCATCGGTGCCCGCTCCGAGGTCGTCGAGGGCGTGGTGGTGGGCGAAGGCGCGGTCATCTCCATGGGCGTCTTCATCGGCGCCTCCACCAAGATCGTCGACCGCAGCACCGGCGAAATCCATATCGGCAAGGTGCCGCCCTATTCGGTCGTCGTCTCCGGCAGCCTGCCCGGCAAGCCGCTGCCCGATGGCACGCCCGGCCCGAACCTTTATTGCGCCGTCATCGTCAAGACCGTCGACGCGCAGACCCGCTCCAAGACCGGCATCAACGACCTGCTGCGCGATTGATCCTTTATCCGGCGCTGGCTCCGGCCGCGCCGGCGTCCTATCCTTGCTCATGCCGGTGTGATTCCGGTCTAAAAGGGGGATAAATGGACAAGCTCATTGCTCTGCTGACGACCACGCAAGGCCGCATCGGCCGTCAGCAATGGTGGCTGGGGATCGCCGCGCTGATCATGATCTCCATCGTCGCCTCGATCGTGCTGGGCATTGTCAGCTTCGGCAATGCCGCCCTATTGGCCTGGCTCGCCGTATTGCTCAATATCGCGCTGATCTATCCGGCCTATTGCCTCGGCATCAAGCGCCGCCACGACCGCGATAGCGGCGGCACCGACCTCAAGTTGCTGATTGCCGGTTCGGTTCTGCTCAATGTGCTGCAGGCTACCGGCATCGGCATGGATTGGGTCGATATGGGCCAGGGCGTAATCTTGCCCATGCCGGCAATCTGGCTCGGCCTGATCAACCTCGCCTATGCGGTTTTCGCCATTTACATGCTGGTCCAGCTCGGTTTCCTCAAGGGAACGACAGGAGCGAACACTTACGGTCCCGACCCGCTGGACGGCGCCGCCTGACCAAATCGGAGCCTTCGTGACCATCGATCCGCAAAATCTGCTTGAGCGCCTCATCGCCTGTCCTTCGGTCACGCCCGAGGAAGCCGGGGCGCTCGACCTGCTGGAAGCCGAACTGATCGCCATCGGCTTTGCCGTTACCCGCCTGCGCTTCGACGGCGACGGCTCCTATCCGGTCGACAATC
This genomic stretch from Devosia sp. YIM 151766 harbors:
- a CDS encoding type II secretion system F family protein, which codes for MNMVELLTRGDFLIAVLAAISAAAVVFTFGTSLIVKQEMKGRIRRVALERDRMRAEEMARLRGSGPQDVRASIRRGSETKSYMKNAVERFDLKKAFQDENTVDQLAMAGLRGQGALTTYLFQRFVTPIAVFAIAALYLLVIAPGDRPAYLNLVYAVGAGLVGAYLPVLLLKNKTQKRQHSIRRSWPDCLDLLLLCAEAGMSMEHALKRVAKEIGGQSAELGEELTLTMAELSFLEDRTRAYENLGRRTGLDGVKAVMTALIQADRYGTSVGQALRVMAEEGREARMMEAEKKAAALPPKLTVPLIIFFLPVLFIVILSPAMIKVFTGTVASTMGGG
- a CDS encoding tetratricopeptide repeat protein; protein product: MSHLCRIAKIAHPLLLAGVAALALSACASNRGLSAGADYSSLVAGQSQVGLAELTERYRRNPKDRAVVIHYATVLRAAGQPQQAIAALEQAMLAHPGDMAISIAYAKALTAAGRFEQSLTVIGNVISPDAPDWNALLVQGATLDQMGRHDDARKIYGQAAVIAPGEASIETNLGLSYAMTNDLTRAEQHLRRAVQMRGASAQTRQNLALVVGLQGRFSEARALYAAELPPEQVEANMAYIRALLTQHNRWDLIDKG
- a CDS encoding leucyl aminopeptidase family protein, producing the protein MANPSIMPLKFVAEGGLDAAELEPRHAAWAASHGFVGQRGRLLALPDAKGDISGWLFGAGPGEGRSPFLAGLAAAALPEGVYALAGEYGDPTLSAIGFRLGAYRFDRYREARATATLMLPDAADAAEVERQVEAAALARDLINTPANDLGPDALEQVARDFVRRHGMDIRVIAGDDLLSANFPMIHAVGRASSQAPRLIDLAWGNPEHPKVTLVGKGVTFDTGGLDIKSAAGMLMMKKDMGGAANILGLAHAIVSAGPPIRLRVLLPVVENAIASASFRPGDVLRSRSGLGVEIGNTDAEGRLILADALALADEEAPDLLIDMATLTGAARVALGPELPALYSTDAALAAQTATLGASVEDPLWPMPLWTAYEGQLSSKIADINNTGTGGYAGSVIAALFLKRFVKKAGTWLHLDIFGWAPEARPGRPVGATDQGIRALYGLIRQRYGK
- a CDS encoding YqaA family protein, which gives rise to MTDTAAAPAKLSFYDRLKRATKHRFAEPILAALCFLEAMIIPIFPEIMLAPMIIADRLRAWRLAAICTISSVSGGLAGYAIGYFLFDSVGKGIIEFYGAANGFESLRHSFVENGPLMVLIGALSPIPYKVITITSGVAGLDLWTFIIYGLIGRGLRYFVPCGLFYFFGPVAGEFIEKHKKWAGWGMVVLIVVGFAMAPLLFPKNHGPATEIAVEHMTAVDEVVPRELLPNPAELLGGNAEPAPDADDDSVPANP
- a CDS encoding glyoxylate/hydroxypyruvate reductase A; translation: MLLLHLSDVDEAAWAKAFAEKLAPYKVVRRGDDFDPAEIHYIFVWKPQPDAFDGLVNLKAVLSLGAGVDALMKHPGLPDVPVVRFVDQDLSQQMSDYVVAHVTMHHRQFTRFNADQKARLWDQYYPPVAQQTCVGIMGMGVLGQDAVERLLPLGFTLRSWSRTPKQIEGVTGFAGDEQFDAFLSGTDILVNLLPLTPETAGILNYQTFSKLRRDRLPGGPAIVNAARGGHQKEADIVRALGDGTLGAASLDVFEIEPLPETSPLWGIENCYITPHIAGISNEATGVNYFSRILLDHEAGKDLVNVVDRQRGY
- a CDS encoding c-type cytochrome → MDSFELNKILGAVLGTLLFVMGVGFLAEAIYQPIEGRGPGYDLPEPEVADAGPVEEVPAVSLAVLLASASVDRGASAVRKCQSCHNFGEGEPNKQGPNLYNIVGAPKAHAEGFAYSDILLQQQAEGQIWSYDNLDAFLENPRGYAPGTKMAFAGVRSPEERADILAYLQTLSASPVPFPVEEAAPAEEEPAEGDTPAATPGETTPDDTVPSELMTPADGGSEVTTPTAPESAVDTPTTTQSDSPIEGTPVQETTPEAPASGDEEAPADAE